A DNA window from Legionella sp. MW5194 contains the following coding sequences:
- the murJ gene encoding murein biosynthesis integral membrane protein MurJ codes for MSATETMIPKRQSLLRSTSLVSLMTLMSRLMGFARDMLLAYFFGAQAGMDAFYVAFRIPNFMRRLFAEGAFAQAFVPVLAEYQQTRPVHDVRLFIARITGHLSLVLSLITAIGVIAAPVIIFIFAPGFGEGSTRTLLATEMLRLTFPYLMLISLTAMAGAVLNTYGYFGVPAFTPVLLNVFMILAAVYLTPYTDPPVVALAWGVLLAGVAQFLFQIPFLYQRQLLVKPRLFFGDEGVRRVLRLMVPALFGVSIAQLNLMIDSIFASFLQVGSVSWLYYTDRLTDFPLGVFGVAIATVILPHLSRKHAEQSLEKYSRALDWGLRSILLIGLPSGIGLALFSMPMIACCFAYGKFSAVDVLQTQKSLIALGSGVPAFMMIKVLASGFYARQNIKTPVKIGAIAMVVNSLLCAVLIWPLAHAGLALASTLAGYLNCGLLLILLRRRQIFTPVKGWPKFIAQLLFANGVIAVYLWFMAGDVSQWLAKPPLLRLGTLFTHVFAVLFIYMVCLYLAGVRPAQFRGSMKE; via the coding sequence ATGTCAGCGACAGAAACCATGATTCCCAAACGACAAAGTTTATTGCGCTCCACATCGCTTGTTTCCTTAATGACGCTGATGTCGCGTCTGATGGGATTTGCCCGCGACATGCTGCTTGCCTATTTTTTTGGAGCACAGGCAGGAATGGATGCGTTTTACGTGGCTTTTCGTATTCCTAATTTCATGCGCCGTCTCTTTGCCGAAGGCGCTTTCGCTCAGGCGTTTGTGCCAGTACTGGCAGAATACCAGCAGACCCGGCCTGTTCATGATGTGCGGCTGTTTATTGCCCGCATCACCGGGCATCTGAGCCTTGTGCTCTCGTTAATCACCGCCATCGGCGTCATCGCGGCCCCCGTCATTATTTTCATTTTCGCACCAGGATTTGGCGAAGGCAGTACCCGAACGCTGCTTGCCACCGAAATGCTGCGTCTGACGTTTCCCTATTTAATGCTGATTTCATTGACAGCCATGGCCGGTGCGGTATTGAACACCTACGGTTATTTTGGCGTGCCGGCGTTTACACCGGTGCTGCTGAATGTGTTCATGATTCTGGCGGCTGTCTATTTAACCCCGTACACCGATCCGCCCGTTGTCGCCCTGGCCTGGGGTGTTTTATTGGCCGGTGTTGCGCAATTCCTGTTTCAAATTCCGTTTCTTTACCAACGCCAGTTGTTGGTTAAACCACGCCTGTTCTTTGGTGATGAAGGGGTCAGGCGGGTTTTGAGGTTAATGGTTCCTGCCTTGTTTGGGGTGTCCATTGCCCAGCTTAATTTAATGATTGATTCCATTTTTGCCTCCTTTCTTCAGGTCGGCAGTGTGTCCTGGTTGTACTACACGGACAGGCTCACTGATTTTCCTTTGGGGGTCTTTGGCGTTGCCATCGCGACAGTTATCTTGCCGCATTTGTCGCGAAAGCATGCCGAACAGAGCCTTGAAAAATACTCGCGTGCCCTGGATTGGGGGCTGCGCAGCATTTTACTGATTGGGTTGCCGTCAGGCATCGGGCTCGCGCTGTTTTCCATGCCAATGATTGCCTGTTGCTTTGCGTATGGCAAATTTTCGGCAGTTGACGTGCTGCAGACACAAAAAAGTTTGATTGCTCTGGGTTCCGGCGTGCCTGCCTTTATGATGATTAAAGTCTTGGCCTCCGGGTTTTATGCCCGCCAAAATATCAAAACCCCGGTTAAAATCGGTGCCATCGCCATGGTGGTGAACAGCCTGTTGTGTGCGGTGCTGATTTGGCCTCTGGCCCATGCCGGCTTAGCCTTGGCCTCGACGCTGGCGGGTTATTTAAACTGCGGTTTATTGTTGATTCTGTTAAGACGCCGGCAAATCTTTACGCCGGTCAAGGGGTGGCCGAAATTTATAGCCCAATTGCTTTTTGCCAATGGTGTCATTGCTGTCTATTTATGGTTTATGGCGGGTGATGTCAGCCAATGGCTGGCAAAACCGCCGTTATTGAGGCTGGGTACCTTATTCACCCATGTTTTTGCGGTATTATTCATTTACATGGTGTGTCTGTATCTTGCAGGAGTAAGGCCGGCGCAATTTCGTGGTTCTATGAAGGAGTGA
- the lptF gene encoding LPS export ABC transporter permease LptF, giving the protein MLIFRYLAKEVFVTLASLTTILMLIFMSNQFVRYLNRAANGQIPGMIIMKLMMLELPNLMGLLLPLGFFVALLIAYGRMYAESEMTVLQACGYGPDRLLKHSVYMALAVALLVAFIMIWVSPVIAKERSSLLRATGVKTLIQTILPGRFRAISNGRQVFYVESMNREHTEAKNIFLARQVIKDNQPRWDILWAEHAFAETDPETLEDFIVLAKGTEYEGAPGQGNYQVAEFNQYKARLPHPTIEIKDDLRTAKTADLLPYLNSDNRKAAELQWRLSVPLMVLTLTLVAVPLSRVNPRSGKYAKLLPAILLYIVYANFMFVARDWVAAGKVPQWIGMWWLHGLVLLIGLLLVAYNRVKPA; this is encoded by the coding sequence GTGCTGATTTTCCGTTACCTGGCTAAAGAAGTGTTCGTAACTTTAGCTTCCCTGACCACTATTCTGATGCTTATCTTTATGAGCAACCAGTTTGTGCGCTATTTAAATCGTGCGGCCAATGGACAAATCCCGGGCATGATTATCATGAAACTGATGATGCTCGAATTGCCCAACCTCATGGGCCTTCTGCTGCCTCTTGGTTTTTTCGTTGCTTTGCTGATTGCCTACGGCAGGATGTATGCCGAAAGCGAAATGACGGTTTTGCAGGCCTGCGGGTATGGGCCTGATCGTTTATTGAAGCACAGTGTTTACATGGCACTGGCGGTGGCTCTGCTGGTGGCGTTTATCATGATCTGGGTCAGTCCTGTGATTGCCAAGGAGCGTTCCTCCCTGCTACGCGCCACCGGCGTAAAGACCCTGATACAGACGATCCTGCCCGGTCGCTTCCGCGCTATTTCCAATGGACGGCAGGTGTTTTACGTGGAGTCCATGAATCGCGAACACACCGAGGCGAAAAATATTTTTCTGGCAAGGCAGGTGATTAAAGACAATCAACCGCGCTGGGATATTCTATGGGCGGAGCATGCGTTCGCAGAGACGGATCCTGAGACGCTTGAAGATTTCATTGTTCTTGCTAAAGGCACCGAATATGAGGGCGCACCGGGTCAGGGCAATTATCAGGTGGCGGAATTTAACCAGTACAAAGCCCGTCTGCCCCACCCAACCATTGAAATCAAAGACGATTTGCGTACCGCCAAAACAGCCGATTTACTGCCGTACCTTAACAGCGATAACCGCAAGGCCGCGGAATTGCAATGGCGGCTCTCGGTGCCCCTTATGGTTCTCACCCTGACACTGGTGGCTGTGCCCCTAAGCCGGGTTAACCCCCGGTCAGGAAAATACGCCAAACTGCTGCCGGCCATTTTACTGTATATTGTCTATGCCAATTTCATGTTTGTTGCCCGTGATTGGGTGGCGGCAGGCAAGGTACCGCAATGGATAGGTATGTGGTGGCTGCATGGCCTGGTTCTCCTTATCGGCCTGTTGCTGGTCGCCTATAATCGGGTGAAGCCGGCATGA
- a CDS encoding bacteriophage holin, translating to MNNARLSPVALGLALGIFWGISILIMGLIATYYAYGKPFVASMGLLYPGFEPTVLGSLIGAVIGFVDLFIGGVIIALLYNAFAGVCCRQSDRVE from the coding sequence ATGAACAATGCACGGTTGAGTCCAGTCGCTCTGGGTTTGGCGCTTGGCATCTTTTGGGGAATTTCCATTCTGATTATGGGATTAATTGCTACTTATTATGCCTATGGCAAACCCTTTGTTGCGTCGATGGGGCTTCTTTATCCCGGTTTTGAACCCACCGTACTCGGCAGCCTGATTGGGGCCGTGATTGGATTTGTTGATCTCTTTATCGGCGGTGTCATTATTGCGTTGCTTTACAATGCCTTCGCAGGGGTGTGCTGCCGCCAATCCGACAGGGTGGAGTAA
- a CDS encoding YdcF family protein — translation MMTGLRHLLEALLNPLCLFLIAYTLLLIRLWRQGDPINRIGFSLLYLVLLVISTGWLPKTLTACLEQQYPVVKQADPRVRWVVVLSGGQAEEAGQPEHLLLYNASIKRLLEGLRLYRQLPDATLLLSGGGFGSERAESERMAQLADWFNKPLKPVVLETISLNTAQQAKAIKRWVHNQPFYLVTSAIHMPRAMALCRRQGLNPIAAPADRTLYWQDERWEKRYIPNPQNMVYLTIALHEWLGMAWASLRGDMA, via the coding sequence ATGATGACAGGACTTCGCCACCTGCTGGAAGCGCTGCTCAATCCCCTGTGTCTCTTTTTAATTGCCTATACCCTGTTGCTGATCAGGCTTTGGCGCCAGGGCGACCCGATAAACCGGATTGGTTTTTCGTTGCTTTACCTGGTGCTTCTGGTCATCAGTACAGGTTGGCTGCCCAAAACACTGACTGCCTGCCTTGAACAGCAATACCCGGTTGTGAAGCAAGCGGATCCCCGCGTGCGTTGGGTGGTGGTTTTGAGTGGCGGTCAGGCCGAGGAAGCAGGCCAACCGGAGCATCTGCTGCTTTACAATGCCAGCATCAAGCGCCTGCTGGAGGGGCTTCGCCTTTATCGCCAATTGCCAGACGCGACCCTGCTGCTTTCCGGCGGCGGATTCGGCAGCGAAAGGGCAGAGTCTGAGCGCATGGCGCAATTGGCTGACTGGTTTAATAAGCCTCTGAAGCCCGTAGTGCTTGAGACGATTTCGTTAAATACCGCACAACAGGCAAAGGCAATCAAACGGTGGGTTCATAACCAGCCTTTTTATCTGGTGACTTCTGCCATTCACATGCCAAGAGCCATGGCCTTGTGTCGACGCCAGGGCTTAAATCCAATCGCTGCCCCAGCGGACAGAACCCTTTACTGGCAGGATGAACGCTGGGAAAAACGGTACATACCCAATCCCCAGAACATGGTTTATTTGACGATTGCCCTGCATGAATGGCTGGGCATGGCCTGGGCCTCCCTGCGAGGGGACATGGCCTGA
- a CDS encoding leucyl aminopeptidase, which produces MNYGLIDTPSLNDAECLVLGLFSDGEWDAFAQVLDGQLHGLISRLFTRLKDKGDFAWQTDINHHSLLVLNCGKKAEFNGDALQKRLGDIMAALLKQRVASATLCLPPVADKTPDWQLQNMLLQVDAQCYQLNEFKTKEKKPRILESVHFSLPGASHQTLRHSEAIASGVQLTRTLADLPANRCTPAYLGEQALALANEHTNIKARVMGPDEIRQIGMGALLAVAQGSNQEPRFIELQYQGGGNAQPIVLVGKGITFDSGGLTIKPGDAMMEMKYDMSGAASVLGTLKACALLKLPVNVTGLIASAENMPSGTSVKPGDIVTTLSGQTVEILNTDAEGRLVLADALTYAERFNPAIVIDIATLTGAIIIALGFITTGFMTKDDALAAALLAAADQSNEKTWRMPLDDAYQEALESPLADMINGAFDRSAGAITAACFLSRFTQKYRWAHLDIAGTAWVSGKKRQATGRPVPLLVEFLRHVSSTR; this is translated from the coding sequence ATGAATTACGGATTAATCGACACCCCCTCGCTAAACGACGCCGAATGCCTGGTGCTCGGGCTCTTCAGTGACGGCGAGTGGGATGCTTTTGCTCAGGTGCTGGATGGCCAACTCCATGGCTTGATTTCACGACTTTTCACTCGATTAAAGGACAAAGGCGATTTCGCCTGGCAGACAGACATCAATCATCACAGTCTGCTGGTTTTGAATTGCGGCAAAAAAGCGGAATTTAATGGCGATGCCCTGCAAAAACGCCTGGGCGACATCATGGCCGCCCTACTAAAGCAGCGCGTGGCCTCAGCAACCCTTTGCCTGCCGCCCGTGGCTGATAAAACCCCCGATTGGCAGCTTCAGAACATGCTGCTGCAAGTCGATGCCCAGTGCTATCAATTGAATGAATTTAAAACCAAAGAGAAAAAACCACGCATTCTGGAGTCCGTTCATTTCAGTCTCCCTGGCGCCAGCCATCAAACCCTTAGACACAGTGAAGCCATTGCCAGCGGCGTGCAGCTGACGCGCACTTTAGCCGACTTGCCCGCCAATCGCTGTACCCCAGCCTACCTGGGCGAGCAGGCTTTGGCGCTGGCAAACGAACACACCAACATCAAAGCACGGGTCATGGGACCTGATGAGATTCGTCAAATCGGCATGGGGGCATTGCTGGCGGTCGCGCAGGGAAGCAATCAGGAACCCCGTTTTATTGAGTTGCAATACCAGGGTGGTGGCAATGCTCAACCGATTGTCCTGGTTGGCAAGGGCATCACGTTTGACTCCGGCGGTTTAACCATCAAACCCGGCGATGCCATGATGGAAATGAAATACGACATGTCAGGCGCTGCCAGCGTATTAGGCACCCTGAAAGCCTGCGCCCTGCTCAAGCTGCCGGTGAATGTCACAGGCCTCATTGCCAGCGCTGAAAACATGCCCAGCGGTACCTCGGTTAAGCCGGGTGACATCGTGACTACCTTGTCCGGGCAAACGGTTGAAATTCTGAACACAGACGCCGAGGGTCGGCTGGTTCTCGCCGATGCTTTAACTTACGCCGAGCGATTTAATCCTGCCATCGTAATAGACATTGCCACCTTAACCGGCGCCATTATTATTGCGCTGGGCTTTATTACCACGGGCTTTATGACCAAAGACGACGCGCTGGCCGCTGCTTTACTGGCAGCCGCTGACCAAAGCAATGAGAAAACCTGGCGTATGCCGCTTGATGACGCCTACCAGGAAGCGCTGGAGAGCCCTCTGGCGGACATGATTAACGGTGCGTTTGACCGCAGTGCCGGTGCCATTACTGCGGCTTGCTTTCTGTCCCGTTTTACTCAAAAATACCGCTGGGCGCATCTGGATATCGCAGGAACCGCCTGGGTTTCCGGCAAGAAGCGTCAGGCCACTGGCCGCCCCGTTCCCTTACTTGTTGAGTTTTTGCGCCATGTCAGTTCCACGCGTTGA
- a CDS encoding DNA polymerase III subunit chi — MSVPRVDFYLLNTSEPQAKWLFACRLLEKAYLRGHQVFVYCQDEQDAEKLDELLWTFKEDSFIPHHLQGEGPEPPPPVQIGYGQEPRGFREILLNLADSIPSFYGRFRRVIEIVTEEASAKDISRLHYREYRAKGCELQTHAIDMA; from the coding sequence ATGTCAGTTCCACGCGTTGATTTTTACCTGTTAAATACCAGCGAGCCTCAGGCGAAATGGCTTTTCGCCTGCCGCCTGCTGGAAAAAGCATACCTGCGCGGTCATCAGGTGTTTGTTTATTGCCAGGATGAACAGGATGCTGAAAAACTCGATGAGTTGCTCTGGACCTTTAAAGAAGACAGCTTCATTCCCCATCATTTGCAAGGCGAAGGCCCGGAACCCCCGCCACCGGTACAAATTGGTTATGGTCAGGAACCGCGCGGCTTTCGCGAAATTCTACTTAATCTGGCCGATTCCATACCCTCATTTTACGGCCGCTTCAGACGGGTCATTGAAATTGTAACCGAAGAGGCGTCCGCGAAAGACATAAGCCGACTTCATTATCGCGAATACCGTGCCAAGGGATGCGAACTGCAAACGCATGCCATTGATATGGCTTGA
- a CDS encoding M17 family metallopeptidase, which translates to MHADAFYQTQSEGAVPLVLINPSQWHDGKIELSDNERCQLHSQAFKARLGQLCLIYAPSGQLAKAFLGQGEGGDAQAMAYAATLLPEGHYQTTSPLSIFAQVNWALAQYRFDRYKKQERPPRRLVVRNEAMKTLKTDVEAVFLVRDLINTPSNDLGPPQLAEAAAELARQYQADFCQWVGDELLAANFPAIHVVGRASEFEPRLIQLTWGKAEHPKIALVGKGVCFDSGGLDIKPALNMRLMKKDMGGAANALGLAQWIMANQLPVRLQVLIPAVENAVGSRAFRPGDVLTMRNGLTVEVDNTDAEGRLILADAMVKACEEEPELLIDFSTLTGAARVAVGTEIAALFTGNDELAMTLTRLGEDIHDPVWRLPLFSGYDNMLDSSVADIVNASPSPYAGAITAALFLKRFIHSPTQWIHFDIMAWNLASKPGKPEGGEAMGMRTIARYLKEKYG; encoded by the coding sequence ATGCACGCTGACGCATTTTATCAGACTCAGAGCGAAGGGGCTGTTCCCCTGGTGCTCATTAATCCATCCCAATGGCATGACGGCAAAATCGAATTGAGCGACAACGAGCGCTGTCAATTGCACTCTCAGGCATTTAAAGCGAGGCTCGGGCAGTTGTGCCTGATTTACGCGCCATCCGGTCAGCTTGCCAAAGCGTTTTTAGGGCAAGGGGAAGGGGGGGATGCTCAGGCTATGGCCTATGCCGCAACCCTGCTGCCGGAAGGCCACTATCAAACGACCAGTCCATTGTCGATTTTTGCGCAGGTGAATTGGGCTTTGGCACAATACCGATTTGATCGTTACAAAAAGCAGGAGCGGCCGCCGCGTCGCCTGGTCGTACGCAACGAAGCCATGAAGACGCTTAAAACCGACGTGGAAGCGGTTTTTTTAGTGCGTGATTTGATCAATACCCCGAGCAATGATTTAGGCCCTCCGCAATTAGCCGAAGCGGCGGCCGAATTGGCCAGGCAGTACCAGGCCGATTTCTGCCAGTGGGTGGGGGATGAATTGCTCGCGGCCAATTTTCCTGCCATTCATGTGGTCGGTCGTGCCTCGGAATTTGAACCCCGTTTAATTCAGTTAACCTGGGGTAAAGCCGAGCATCCAAAAATTGCTCTGGTGGGCAAAGGCGTCTGCTTTGACAGCGGCGGTCTTGATATTAAACCGGCCTTGAACATGCGTTTAATGAAAAAAGACATGGGGGGCGCTGCCAATGCCTTAGGGCTTGCGCAATGGATTATGGCCAATCAATTGCCTGTGCGCCTGCAAGTGTTAATCCCCGCTGTTGAAAATGCGGTGGGTTCACGCGCCTTTCGCCCGGGTGATGTGCTGACCATGCGTAACGGCCTGACGGTGGAGGTGGATAACACCGACGCGGAAGGCCGTCTGATTCTGGCCGATGCCATGGTCAAAGCCTGCGAGGAAGAGCCGGAATTACTGATTGATTTTTCAACCTTGACAGGAGCTGCCCGGGTGGCGGTGGGAACAGAAATAGCCGCTTTGTTTACGGGGAATGATGAACTGGCCATGACGTTAACTCGTCTGGGTGAGGACATTCACGACCCCGTCTGGCGTCTTCCCTTGTTTTCAGGCTATGACAACATGCTGGATTCCTCGGTGGCTGACATCGTCAATGCCAGTCCATCGCCCTATGCCGGAGCGATTACGGCGGCGTTGTTTTTAAAGCGCTTTATCCATTCCCCGACACAATGGATTCACTTTGACATCATGGCCTGGAATTTAGCGAGCAAACCCGGAAAGCCGGAAGGCGGTGAAGCCATGGGGATGCGCACGATCGCTCGCTACCTGAAGGAAAAATACGGATAA
- the lptG gene encoding LPS export ABC transporter permease LptG, whose translation MILIERYIARTVLASIGLVTLMLAGLQVFILFVNQLDDLGRADFGLVNAAIFVFLQMPYQVYLFFPMASLMGCLIGLGMMANHRELIVMRAAGMSIGQITLAVLKVAFVIIVLVTLIGETVVPKLAYFANDLRTQALSGGQALRTAQGVWLRNQNDFITIGSIEKNTLHSVFQFRFDERHHLRFARRMERIEYQDGQWKAYGIAQTDLFRTKTVASTAREMVWDVSVKPKLLNLTSSEPDEMTLHELRQYLREQKQSHQTASNYQLAYWQRLIQPLTTVVMMVLAIPFIFGPLRSSTMGSKLLLGIMVGFGFHILNRFFGPVSQVFQWPPVLAAIGPTVLFALLGLFMMAKAK comes from the coding sequence ATGATTCTAATCGAACGCTACATTGCCAGAACGGTTCTTGCCTCCATCGGCTTGGTCACCCTGATGCTCGCGGGACTTCAGGTGTTCATTCTTTTTGTCAACCAACTGGACGATCTTGGCCGTGCCGATTTTGGCCTTGTCAATGCGGCCATTTTTGTGTTTCTGCAGATGCCCTATCAGGTGTATCTTTTTTTCCCCATGGCCAGCCTCATGGGCTGTCTGATTGGCCTTGGCATGATGGCCAATCACCGCGAACTCATTGTCATGCGGGCGGCGGGGATGTCCATCGGCCAAATCACACTGGCAGTCTTGAAGGTGGCCTTTGTAATCATTGTTCTTGTGACCCTGATTGGCGAAACCGTGGTGCCTAAACTCGCCTATTTTGCTAATGATTTGCGGACTCAGGCCTTAAGCGGCGGGCAGGCTTTGCGGACGGCGCAGGGAGTCTGGCTGCGTAATCAAAATGACTTTATTACCATTGGCAGCATTGAAAAGAATACGCTGCACAGTGTTTTTCAGTTTCGCTTTGACGAACGGCATCATTTGCGCTTTGCCCGGCGCATGGAGCGCATTGAATACCAGGATGGGCAGTGGAAAGCGTATGGTATTGCCCAAACCGACCTATTCCGAACAAAAACAGTGGCCAGCACCGCCAGGGAGATGGTTTGGGATGTGTCGGTTAAGCCCAAGTTATTGAATTTAACCAGCAGCGAACCGGATGAAATGACATTGCATGAGCTGCGCCAGTATCTGCGTGAACAAAAACAAAGTCATCAGACGGCCAGCAATTACCAACTGGCTTATTGGCAGCGTCTGATTCAACCGTTGACCACGGTGGTGATGATGGTTCTTGCCATTCCGTTTATTTTTGGTCCGTTGCGCTCGTCCACCATGGGGTCGAAATTGCTGCTGGGCATCATGGTGGGTTTTGGCTTTCATATCCTTAACCGTTTTTTTGGCCCTGTCAGCCAGGTGTTTCAATGGCCGCCTGTGCTGGCAGCCATTGGCCCCACCGTACTCTTTGCTCTGCTTGGGCTGTTCATGATGGCGAAGGCGAAATGA
- the rpsT gene encoding 30S ribosomal protein S20, with protein sequence MANIKSAIKRARQNEKLRKHNASARSMYRTFIKNVLKAVEAGDKEAARAAYAKAQPIIDKAASKGLIHKNKASRIKSRLSARVKALAA encoded by the coding sequence GTGGCAAATATTAAATCAGCGATCAAACGTGCTCGCCAAAACGAAAAGTTACGCAAGCATAACGCCAGCGCGCGTTCCATGTACCGTACTTTCATCAAAAATGTTCTGAAAGCTGTGGAAGCGGGTGATAAAGAAGCTGCACGTGCTGCTTACGCAAAAGCCCAGCCTATCATTGATAAGGCCGCCAGCAAAGGCTTAATCCATAAAAACAAAGCATCCCGAATTAAAAGCCGCCTCAGCGCACGCGTCAAAGCCCTGGCTGCTTAA